One genomic segment of Amycolatopsis sp. Hca4 includes these proteins:
- a CDS encoding serine hydrolase domain-containing protein has product MSEHIEGTVADGFEAVREEFAAVAAAEGGDYAAQLVAHVDGERVVDLWTGPDITGDSLTGVFSSTKGAAHLVVALLVQDGVLDLDERVAHYWPEFGAAGKDGITLRELLAHRAGVVGADDGFTGEEIADDRVIAERLAPQRPYWRPGTAFGYHALVIGALTGEVVRRVTGRSIQEHFEERVRKPFDLDFHLGLPEELEPRFLTTQPMLPTPEQLAELQANATAPNSITGIAFNRNHPKVPELWELPNLKVVRTLSPASVGGVASARGLAGMYAAAISGPEPLLRRETAAEFAQIHSIGDDLATRNRNAFGLGFAIVSDNYPQLGQGAFGHSGAAGSQAFADPRSGLAYGYNRRRFAFPGGAAPENARLVRAVHAAATA; this is encoded by the coding sequence ATGTCCGAGCACATCGAGGGAACCGTCGCCGACGGGTTCGAGGCCGTCCGGGAGGAGTTCGCCGCCGTTGCGGCCGCGGAAGGGGGTGACTACGCCGCCCAGCTCGTCGCGCACGTCGACGGGGAGCGGGTTGTCGACCTGTGGACCGGGCCCGACATCACCGGCGACTCGCTGACCGGCGTGTTCTCCTCGACGAAGGGGGCCGCGCACCTGGTGGTCGCGCTGCTCGTGCAGGACGGCGTGCTCGACCTCGACGAGCGGGTCGCCCACTACTGGCCGGAGTTCGGCGCCGCCGGCAAGGACGGCATTACCCTGCGGGAGCTGCTCGCGCACCGCGCCGGCGTCGTGGGCGCCGACGACGGGTTCACCGGCGAAGAGATCGCGGACGACCGCGTCATCGCCGAGCGGCTCGCCCCGCAGCGGCCGTACTGGCGGCCCGGCACCGCGTTCGGCTACCACGCGCTGGTGATCGGCGCGCTGACCGGCGAGGTCGTCCGGCGCGTCACCGGCCGCAGCATCCAGGAGCACTTCGAGGAGCGCGTCCGGAAGCCGTTCGACCTGGACTTCCACCTCGGCCTGCCCGAGGAGCTGGAGCCGCGCTTCCTGACCACCCAGCCGATGCTGCCGACGCCGGAGCAGCTGGCCGAGCTGCAGGCGAACGCGACCGCGCCGAACAGCATCACGGGCATCGCCTTCAACCGGAACCACCCGAAGGTGCCCGAGCTGTGGGAGCTGCCGAACCTCAAGGTCGTCCGCACGCTGAGCCCGGCGTCGGTGGGCGGCGTCGCGTCGGCTCGCGGTCTGGCCGGGATGTACGCGGCGGCGATCAGCGGCCCGGAGCCGCTCCTGCGCCGGGAGACGGCCGCGGAGTTCGCGCAGATCCACTCGATCGGCGACGACCTCGCCACCCGCAACCGCAACGCGTTCGGGCTCGGCTTCGCGATCGTCTCGGACAACTACCCGCAGCTGGGCCAGGGAGCGTTCGGCCACAGTGGCGCGGCCGGTTCCCAGGCGTTCGCGGACCCGCGCAGCGGCCTCGCGTACGGCTACAACCGCCGCCGGTTCGCGTTCCCGGGTGGCGCGGCCCCGGAGAACGCCCGCCTGGTCCGCGCCGTCCATGCGGCGGCGACCGCCTGA
- a CDS encoding CHAT domain-containing protein, giving the protein MTMLDSIHPVAAEYRTDWLVARIRLSSLMAALSSEISGDLAAGLAGLDDVRLLISAVPDPVLQAELNGALNHNYAARLMSVGRNEESLASFDISVAHQEYRLANGPAPETRMGAFVQTLSSRAWVQIRLGNVSAAQDDLNRSLELAEKFELRTVAADMRRTMGMLALRTGDVPEALRFYEECERTYRALELGVPDGLRFEQAEALLAAGLAEEAGAHLDEVLPKLVAQQSISREVARAELYRATAALMTDDIELARQMADSARRKMLRVGCQTCIANATLAGLQADARDALRAADIPAALPTRALRLAAKMPAPQLAEQAATARMLAVRLDIRRGNLKRAVETLQQVPRPGQLTPIDYRMLRRLCRAELAVARGDRAKALTEIRSGLTELDAVRDRMGGLDLVSGTALHGQELADLAVKLVLERHDARRLFVWLERTRAQTYRYEPLSAGTDPELAARVAEVRGLGQAIQEAQHDGHPIAALRAKYNERLREAQRLGWHTGRWGRPRPVAGLAEVVARLGERAMVSFAASGDELVAVVIAGGECRLVRLGSAGAAAESARVLNVDLDALAPDNLPERLAEVVMASAHKQADKLDTQLIQPLAEVIGDRELVIVPTGPLYAVPWGVLPGLRGRPTVVAPSATAWLAAELTRSSRARKIVLVRGPGLAGARGELEKLTTHYRTATTMTGAKATVKSVLRAMDGAKLAHFAAHGAHEPENALFSRLELADGALFGHEMAGLRQPPRQVVFAACELALNRIRPGDEALGFASALLASGSRTVIAPLSRVGDLASAAAMDDYYRALAVRDSPALALADAIAVDPFRRPFVCLGAG; this is encoded by the coding sequence ATGACGATGCTGGACTCGATCCACCCGGTTGCGGCCGAGTACCGGACCGACTGGCTTGTCGCCCGGATCCGGCTGTCGAGCCTCATGGCGGCGCTGTCCTCGGAGATCAGCGGTGACCTCGCGGCGGGGCTCGCGGGGCTCGACGACGTGCGGCTGCTCATCAGTGCGGTGCCGGACCCCGTCCTGCAGGCCGAACTGAACGGTGCCCTGAACCACAACTACGCGGCCCGGCTGATGAGCGTCGGCCGCAACGAGGAGAGCCTGGCTTCGTTCGACATCTCCGTCGCGCACCAGGAGTACCGGCTGGCGAACGGGCCGGCTCCCGAGACGCGCATGGGTGCCTTCGTGCAGACCTTGTCCTCGCGAGCTTGGGTGCAGATCCGGCTGGGCAACGTGAGCGCCGCCCAGGACGACCTCAATCGCTCGCTGGAGCTCGCCGAGAAGTTCGAGCTCCGCACGGTCGCCGCGGACATGCGGCGGACCATGGGCATGCTCGCCCTGCGCACCGGTGACGTTCCGGAAGCCCTCCGCTTCTACGAGGAGTGCGAGCGGACCTACCGGGCCTTGGAGCTGGGAGTTCCGGACGGTCTCCGGTTCGAGCAGGCGGAAGCACTGCTGGCGGCCGGGCTGGCCGAAGAAGCGGGTGCGCACCTGGACGAGGTGCTGCCGAAGCTGGTGGCACAGCAGAGCATCAGCCGCGAGGTGGCGCGGGCGGAGCTGTACCGGGCGACCGCGGCGCTGATGACCGACGACATCGAGCTCGCACGGCAGATGGCCGACTCCGCCCGCCGCAAGATGCTGCGTGTCGGTTGCCAGACCTGCATCGCCAACGCCACCTTGGCCGGTCTCCAAGCGGACGCCCGTGATGCCCTGCGGGCCGCCGACATCCCGGCGGCCCTTCCGACACGCGCGCTCCGGCTCGCCGCGAAGATGCCGGCTCCCCAGCTCGCCGAGCAGGCCGCCACCGCGCGCATGCTCGCCGTGCGGCTGGACATCCGGCGGGGCAACCTCAAACGGGCCGTCGAGACGCTCCAGCAGGTCCCGCGGCCCGGGCAGCTCACCCCCATCGACTACCGGATGCTCCGCCGGCTCTGCCGCGCCGAGCTCGCCGTCGCGCGGGGCGATCGGGCCAAGGCGCTCACCGAAATCCGGTCGGGCCTCACCGAGCTCGACGCCGTCCGGGATCGGATGGGTGGGCTGGACCTCGTCTCCGGGACCGCGCTGCACGGCCAGGAGCTCGCCGACCTCGCCGTCAAGCTCGTGCTCGAACGCCATGATGCCCGGCGCCTGTTCGTCTGGCTCGAACGGACGCGGGCCCAGACCTACCGCTACGAACCCCTCTCCGCCGGGACCGACCCGGAGCTCGCCGCGCGCGTTGCCGAGGTGCGGGGGCTCGGGCAGGCCATCCAGGAAGCCCAGCACGACGGGCACCCCATCGCCGCCCTGCGGGCGAAGTACAACGAACGGCTTCGGGAAGCGCAGCGGCTCGGCTGGCACACCGGGCGGTGGGGGCGGCCGCGGCCGGTGGCCGGCCTGGCGGAGGTCGTCGCGCGGCTCGGTGAGCGGGCCATGGTCAGCTTCGCCGCCTCCGGGGACGAGCTCGTCGCCGTCGTCATCGCCGGGGGTGAGTGCCGGCTCGTGCGGCTCGGGTCCGCCGGGGCCGCCGCCGAGTCCGCGCGGGTGCTCAACGTCGACCTCGATGCTCTTGCGCCCGACAACCTGCCCGAACGGCTGGCCGAGGTCGTCATGGCGTCGGCGCACAAGCAGGCCGACAAGCTCGACACCCAGCTCATCCAGCCACTGGCCGAGGTCATCGGCGATCGCGAGCTGGTCATCGTCCCGACCGGGCCGCTCTACGCCGTTCCGTGGGGCGTGCTGCCGGGCCTGCGGGGGCGGCCGACCGTCGTCGCGCCGTCGGCGACCGCCTGGCTCGCCGCCGAGCTGACCAGGTCGTCGCGGGCCCGCAAGATCGTGCTCGTGCGCGGTCCCGGGCTGGCCGGTGCCCGTGGTGAGCTCGAGAAGCTGACCACGCACTACCGCACCGCCACGACGATGACCGGCGCCAAGGCCACCGTGAAGTCCGTGCTGCGCGCCATGGACGGCGCCAAGCTCGCGCACTTCGCCGCGCACGGCGCCCACGAGCCGGAGAACGCGCTCTTCTCCCGGCTCGAACTCGCCGACGGCGCTCTCTTCGGCCACGAGATGGCCGGGCTGCGGCAGCCGCCGCGGCAGGTCGTGTTCGCCGCGTGCGAGCTCGCGCTGAACCGGATCCGGCCCGGCGACGAAGCCCTCGGCTTCGCCAGCGCGCTGCTGGCCAGCGGCTCCCGCACGGTGATCGCGCCGCTGTCCCGCGTCGGCGACCTCGCCTCGGCGGCCGCGATGGACGACTACTACCGCGCGCTGGCCGTCCGGGACAGCCCGGCGCTGGCCCTGGCCGACGCCATCGCCGTCGACCCGTTCCGCCGCCCGTTCGTCTGCCTCGGCGCCGGCTAG
- a CDS encoding aldo/keto reductase, with protein MEYRRVGASGLAVSEIAYGNWLTHASPGCVAAALDAGVTTFHTAAAWDGGAAEAAFGAAFAGVRRDDLVLCTGVFWPEGPGPNDAGLSRKHVIASLEGSLRRLRTGYVDVYQLLRFDYRTPVAETFLALSDLVRQGKIRYVGTSEWTAEQLLQAHEAAARYDVPLIANQPHYSMLWRVPEAQVMPVGARIGVGQFASVPLAQGVLTGKYRDGRIPAGSRAAALPHARPLLMPELLERVELLRGVADDCGLTMAQLALAWTLQHETVAAAVVGASTPEQVTENAKAAGVRLDLDVLTRVDQLLGSFVQTDPRLVWSPPAQLA; from the coding sequence GTGGAGTACCGCAGGGTCGGCGCGAGCGGGCTCGCCGTCAGCGAGATCGCCTACGGCAACTGGCTGACGCACGCCTCGCCGGGCTGCGTCGCCGCGGCGCTGGACGCCGGCGTCACGACGTTCCACACCGCCGCGGCCTGGGACGGCGGCGCCGCGGAGGCCGCGTTCGGGGCGGCGTTCGCCGGGGTCCGCCGCGACGACCTGGTGCTGTGCACCGGCGTGTTCTGGCCGGAAGGCCCTGGCCCCAACGACGCGGGCCTGAGCCGCAAGCACGTGATCGCGTCCCTCGAAGGCTCGCTGCGGCGGCTGCGCACCGGCTACGTCGACGTCTACCAGCTGCTGCGCTTCGACTACCGCACGCCGGTCGCCGAGACGTTCCTGGCGCTGTCGGACCTGGTCCGGCAGGGGAAGATCCGGTACGTCGGCACGTCGGAGTGGACGGCCGAGCAGCTGCTGCAGGCCCACGAGGCCGCCGCGCGGTACGACGTGCCGCTGATCGCCAACCAGCCGCACTACTCGATGCTGTGGCGGGTGCCCGAGGCGCAGGTGATGCCGGTGGGCGCGCGGATCGGCGTCGGGCAGTTCGCGTCGGTGCCGCTCGCCCAGGGCGTGCTGACCGGCAAGTACCGGGACGGGCGGATCCCGGCGGGTTCACGGGCCGCCGCGCTCCCCCACGCCCGGCCGTTGCTCATGCCGGAGCTGCTGGAGCGGGTGGAGCTGCTGCGCGGTGTCGCGGACGACTGCGGCCTGACGATGGCCCAGCTCGCGCTGGCGTGGACGTTGCAGCACGAGACGGTCGCCGCGGCGGTGGTCGGCGCGAGCACGCCGGAGCAGGTGACGGAGAACGCCAAGGCCGCCGGCGTCCGGCTCGACCTCGACGTGCTGACCCGGGTCGACCAGCTGCTCGGCAGCTTCGTCCAGACCGACCCGCGGCTGGTGTGGTCGCCGCCCGCGCAGCTGGCCTAG
- a CDS encoding SDR family oxidoreductase has protein sequence MELTGRVVALTGAAHGIGAAMARRFAAEGAAGVVVSDVDADGAAGVAAEITAAGGHAVAVTADATSKKDLKALVATARTEFGRLDVFCANAGAAFGTGVHAGDEQWQKSWEINVMQHVHAAQVVLPAMLARGEGYLLITASGAGLLGIPGDAPYSVTKHAAVGLAEWLAITYRPRGLRVSALCPLGVRTALLEPGIAAGHPAALAIAAAAPLIDPEDVAEAVVRGLDKEEFLILPHESVRESFARKAGAVDAWIDEMAVGG, from the coding sequence GTGGAACTGACTGGACGGGTGGTCGCGCTGACCGGCGCGGCACACGGAATCGGGGCCGCCATGGCCCGCCGCTTCGCCGCCGAGGGCGCGGCCGGGGTGGTCGTGTCCGACGTGGACGCCGACGGCGCCGCGGGGGTGGCGGCCGAGATCACGGCCGCGGGCGGACACGCCGTCGCGGTGACCGCCGACGCGACGTCCAAAAAGGACCTGAAGGCCCTGGTCGCGACGGCCCGCACCGAGTTCGGCCGCCTCGACGTGTTCTGCGCCAACGCGGGGGCCGCGTTCGGCACCGGCGTGCACGCGGGCGACGAGCAGTGGCAGAAGTCCTGGGAGATCAACGTCATGCAGCACGTCCACGCCGCCCAGGTGGTGCTGCCCGCGATGCTGGCGCGCGGCGAAGGGTACCTGCTGATCACGGCGTCGGGCGCCGGCCTGCTCGGCATCCCCGGTGACGCGCCCTATTCGGTGACCAAGCACGCGGCCGTCGGGCTCGCGGAGTGGCTGGCGATCACCTACCGGCCGCGCGGGTTGCGGGTCAGCGCGCTGTGCCCGCTCGGCGTCCGGACGGCGCTGCTGGAGCCCGGCATCGCCGCCGGCCACCCGGCCGCACTGGCCATCGCCGCGGCGGCGCCGCTGATCGATCCCGAGGACGTCGCCGAAGCGGTCGTCCGCGGGCTCGACAAGGAGGAGTTCCTGATCCTGCCGCACGAATCGGTGCGGGAGTCGTTCGCGCGCAAGGCCGGCGCGGTCGACGCGTGGATCGACGAGATGGCCGTGGGAGGCTGA